The DNA window TAGTTAAATCTTCAAATTTAAACTTACTTAGAGGAGTTGCTTACTTATTTTGTAAGAAAGTGTACTCCGGTGGTGTCCTTATGCTACCTTGGGTTCCTTCTCTACTGCTCCTCTCAAGCTTTACTGTGAGTGCCTAAGGACTAGTGGAGTTAGAAGAGCTAATTAGCTGCTGAGGATTAAGAGATTAAATGCTTAAATGTCCTCACCCCAGTCCTCCCctcaaaactgaaaagcagTCCATTGCTGAAGACTATGGAAATTCCTTGtatttattctaaaaaaaacccagatttgGAGCCCGATATCTAGAAAGGGACCCCATGCACCAAGACTTCCGGAGTCTTTTTAGGCACTTTAAAGTGACATGGTGGGGTAGAGAGAACAAATACGAACTAAGAGCCTTACTCCAGTAAATTTACATTCAAGGTgttcatacagaaaaaaaccctgtagaTTTTTGAGACAAATATTTAAGATCATTTTTATACTGCAGATACAAACTCTACAATCTTACATAGTTCTCAGctcaaaaatttatttaaaacacaagaCATTCAAAATTACGGAAATTAAATACTAGAAAATCTGATTCACAGTACATTTACTTATTTACAGACATGTGCTCAGAATGTTTGTGCACATCAATTTCATTTAGCAGCTTCACTTTAAACATTATTTCACAGAGTCTGGTGAAGAGATAAAGCTTCAACCAGTAAAAGTCACTTTCctcagacaaaataaaaaatctcagTTTCATGGTTCAACCTGTGTCTGGGCTTATGTGTCTCATCCTACATGATACCTCATTGAATATATTCCTGCCAAATAACCCAATTAAGCACGGAGGACTTATGttttgtaataaataattttgttggttctttcaaaaggaaagtAATAGACACACTCGTGAAAGTTTTAGGTGATAGATGTTCTGTTAAATACACAGTAGAGGTGTTGCCTCAAGTATCAAAAAGCATCATGTCAGTATAGTTTCAGACTGTAAACTTCTGTCAGATTACTGCTCCCCCCAGGCAAGCCTAGGCCTCTGTACTATTCTTTTCAGACTCATCCTATTTTTTGGAGAGCTCTATGTCTACTATGATGACCACTGCTTGTTTTGAGGCACTCAGAATTGGAATTTTATATTGTATGTACACAGTACTTAGTGGTATACAACACACAAGAGGTACTGCAAAAAACTTCTATGTTCAGTCAAAAGTGACAGGATTTGTCACATACAGTTCATCATTCTAGAACTAACTTCTGATTCAAAGATATCTTTGCTGTGCAAAAACTGATGTCTTTATGGGGCAAACACCAAGGGGTACCTGACATGCTGTCGTCTTCCTCTTCTTGTTGCCTCTCCGTAACCTTTGATAGAGTCACCAAAAACACCAATTATCTACAAGAGAAAAGAGGTTTGAGCTGTCAGAAGGGATCACATACAAACAGGTATTCCAGTATCAGCTCATACCTCTGCTGTGAATgcatcttcttttaaaaaaatgcccCTGCAGAATTTAACGTGTCAAGAGAAGAAgtgtttatggaaaaaaaaaacagtttaagGAAAACTCCTTTGTATTCcagtcctttttattttctacagtCTTTTATTAAATGTCTAAAATAAATCCTATTGATATCTTCCATTTGTATTGTTCTCTGAGATGAAGTCATGTAAACTGACATTttgtataaaaagaaaaaaaaaagcacaaaatatttgCTCATGTCTCCTCCAAGAGAATATATTTCAaagtttaaaatgcaaatgcattCCCTTTCATATTATCCAAAAAAACACTACGGAATAAgaaattcagtaattttttttcagatctatAAAGTCAGAGTAGATCAACTTAGTCTTAAACTTACTTTAAATTTGGTTAGAAGGGGAGGTTAAGTTTTACTGTGCAAGTACTGGAAAGGAGTTTTAATTCTACAAACTTATTCCAAGGCAGTCTTCATATTTATTTGAGCAACAACTTGTCGCTTCATTTCTAGGTTATCCTCAAAGGCATCTGTGGCAACCTTGATTGAAGGATGTTTTGTCTCAAGTAGTTTTTTCCAAAATCTAGTTTCACattgatttttgtttatatCTAGCTATGACGACTGTGGGATCCCATGACTGTTCTCCGCCTGTTTTCCAGTTAGCCAAAGGAATGCTAACTGTGCTCCAAACAAAGAATTTAGATTCCTGGGTATCAGTACAGTGcttcacagaatgacagaaccATAGTGAAGTGAAGTGTCACAACAGAGTAAGTGTGCTGAGAAAAGGCAACAGGTAAGATCAACAGAGCTTAGTGGGACCAGTTGCCTCTCTGACCTGCAGAATTCAAGTGCTACATTCAGCAGGCACTCAGAAAAGTCCCTAAGACTTTCTGTATGTGACACAAGCACATGCTCTGAAGGGCAGACTGTATTTCCATCAGTTTTTGTGCTGTGGCACACTCACTTGGCTTCTAGCAGGCTAGTTCACACAAGCTCAGTGGTTGCACTGACTTGGGACTAATGGTCAGCTCTGGAGCTGACCCACCCCATGCCAACTAAAAGCACTGGCAGAACTGCTAAAGCACCAAGTGGGTCTTCACATAGCTTGTGAGATTCCTTGCACAGAGTTTTGACTTGAAGAGAGACAGTAACTACCAAGAGACACAAACTTATGACTAAAGCTCAAAAACCAACCTCAGGGTGAGATCTGCATTTCTCCAAGGCATCTCCATAGATCTTACTTGGACTAGAAGAAGAGAATAgttctttaaaaatcacataGAACAAACCACCTGTAACAGAAACAACATCAGATGGAATGAAAACTTATCAAATCAGATGGAATTAATGAAAAGTGTCTTCCGATAAAGAAcgtaattttaaaaaataacctgtAACACCAATTCCAACAAGCACCACAATAAAATAGGTAAAGTCTCTTCCAGCttctttcactgaaatgaaacagaaaacaacacaTAAGTTACAACCTTGGATAATAACACTTGACTTTCTTACATAATGCTCTTCTGTTAGTCTGTAGCTCAAATAAcatttcagcagaagaaaaaattccagTAACAGTTTCCATAATGCTTCATTGCTGTAAAAAGACCATGGAACATCTATTATATTTTACAGGGCATGTTTACATCTCTGTGTTAAACcttattatttctgtttgccaAATGTTTTCAAGATCCAAAGTAGCAATTACTGCTACTTTTTGGGTGCATGAGAGCTAGATTTTTTAGGAACTAAAAAAGCACTGCAGTATTCACACTACCACCTAAACCCATAATCACTACAATCCTTatgcaaagaaaagaagtaaaaaaaaaagtgaaagcttTTAAGTTGCACACATTGAAAATAACTGATTTTATGAATTAGCAATCAATATAACAATAAAAAGGGGAATATTagaccaaaataattttaaaaaaacataattaactGCTGTTTGTCTGATTAGTTTTTATCTTCCAATTTGATCTAAAGTTCAAGTGTCAGTATATACTGCAAAATAAGTCATATAAGATTCTGTTTCAATATATTTGAGTACTCGGAAAGGGACCACTATCTTTTAGTGATAAAGCGTGCATTTCAGTGGAGTAAAAGTTATGGAGGAAATGTTAAAGAACGATTTCTCCTGCGGTCTTCTAATCAGTTGAAGGTGTTTTTCATAAGTCATTTCAAAGTACTCAAAGTGAGCGAGACCAACTAAAGTGAAGGCAATCCATAAAGAAACTACCACATGTAGAGCTTTGACAATTTTGTTGGAGGTGAACTTATTTCAACAGCCGTACAGACAGGCTGCATGTGATAGGCTTTccttctgaaaaggaaaatgagaggCTATTACATCTTGTGCCTGACAATTTAGATGAACAGGCTGTTTAGAGGAAGTCACATAACTTGTTCTGACTGTGCAATGCATACACAGAAATATAACATCTGCTCCAAACAACACGATGGGAAAAGAAACAGGCTTGATgtgttgagattttttttttcctagatacTTGATGTTTGAAACTACAAAActtcagctgcagaaggaaCCGTCTCCAGCCCTTCTGAGCAGCACACAGCATCCTCCGCCTTACCTTTCTGAGCCGCCGACACCAGCGTTTCCTCGTTCAGCACCCTCTGCACGGACACATCTTTGTTACTACCGTCAGGTTTTGCAGCTTTCAGCCCTCCCGCCTGCGTCCCGAAGCTCTGACGGGCGGCCCTGAGCAGCAGCGGGGGCTGGTGCCGCCGcctcaggcaggagcaggacccGGTGCCGACCCCCAGGAGCGCCCACCCGCGAGTGGCGAGCAGCCAGCGGCCCAGGCAGCCCCGTGCGAGGGAGGCGGGCAGTGTCCGGGGCAGCACGCCGGGCATGGCTCCCGCCGCCCCACAGGGGCACGGCTGGGGCAGTCGAGCCGAACGGAGTTTGTGCCGCTCGCCACCGCTCTCCCGGGGAGCCCTCGGGGAAGTGCCCGGGCAGCCTCCCGCCCCGAGCGGCCgctgctccagctcaggagCCCACCTGAACCTTTACCGCCGGCGGCCGCCGCTGGCCGCTGCCCCGGCGGAAATGTTTGGGACGGCGGAGCagcgagcggcggcggcgggtcCTGGGAGCGGTAGTTTGAGCGGGCTCcctctcccgcccgccgccgggAGCGGCTCCCAGCGAGGTCACTACAGCGCCCGCCATGCCCAGCGCCGCCACTGCCACCGCCACAGCCCGCCCTCCGCGGGCGGGGACCCCCGACTCGTTTCAGGGGGCGGGCGCTGCTCGCCCCGCCTGCGGTGCCGGTCACCCTTTTGAAGCTGTGTTTTCATACATGTTTTTCTTGGTCTTGCACACATATATGTGTTAAAGCGATGCAGTTGACGTTTCCACGGATGGAGACGGCTAGAGGGGTCTGGGCAGGCTAAAACGATGGGCCGAGATCGACGgcatgaggttcaacaaggccgAGTGTCGGGTCCTGCTCACAACAAcctcaggcagggctggggacagagtggctggaaaggtgCTGGTGGAGAAAGAACTGGGTGGGGGGCTGGTGACAGCTGCTGAACGTGAGCCAGGTGGCCAAAGCCAATGGCTTCCTGGCCTGTATCAAAACCAGTGTTGTGAGCAGGACTAGGGAGCTGATTGTCCCACTGTACTTGGCACCGttgaggccacaccttgagtaATATGTTCAGTTTTGAATCCTTCGATTTAAGAAAGATACTGAGCTGCTAGAGCtggtccagagaagggcaacagagctggtgaagggtctggagcacaagtctgaggaggagcagctgagggaggtggggatgtttagcttggagaaaaggaggctcaggggactTTTATCACTCTGTATAAATCCCCGAAAGCAAGCTGTGGCTAGGTGGGAGTCAGCCTCTTTTccaacaagaggaaatggcctcaggttgttccaggggaggtttaagttggacattaagaagaatttcttcacagaaaagacgattagacattggaatgggctgctcagggaggtggtggagccaCCGACCCTGGGGAtatttaaggaaagactggaatTGGCATTTACTACTGTGGTCTAATTGACATGGTGGTCtttggtcataggttggactaAGTAATCTCAGAGctattttccaacctaattaattctgtgtttctgagaCACGAGAGCACAGTGCCCGAGAGCTCTGAGCTCACTGTGCGGTGGGGGGAAGGCGCCAGGATGCTCATGGAGGCACCACTACCGCTCCCCGCGGCGTTAACGCTTCCCGAGTGCCCCGCACGCACGGGcgtgctccagccccaccttCCCCGAGCCCGCCCTCCCGGGCACCGCCTCCCTCGGGCTGCCGCCGTCCCACCCCGCCTCAGGGCGTACCACGGGAGGTGGCGGCGCTcgttccttcccttccctccccgcTGGCGGTGCGAGGCCGCCGCTGTAGCGGCCATGGCGACGGGCCGTGGCAGGTAACCGTGGGCGCGCCGAGCGGGGCTCTGCCGGCCCGGGGCTGCCTGCTCGGCCTTCACCTTTTCCGGGGAGGGTGCTTTGTTGTTTTCCCTCAGCTCCCATtgcttctctgggaaacttATTTCACCTGCTTCACGGCTCTGGTTTCTAGCTCTCGACTCTTCACGGCGAGGGCTGTGACCATGGTGCTCTCCTCTCCCTAGCCCTGGCCCTATGGGCACCTTGCAGTGGGAAAACGCTGCTGTTGCCAGGTGCACGGAGGCCTAGgtttaacactttttttttttttttctgcctggaaaagagaGCTTAAACTTCGGTTATGTCCTTCAGATTGGAGGAGGTGCTATAATGACTATCCACAAAGTTAGTTTAATGGCTACTTTATGTGTGTTCGGGGTGGTTAGGCCTTTCTAATAATCAGGAGGGCTTCACTGTGGAAGGTGTGATTACCTTAATTCTTACAGTACAGGTTCagctttcaaaattttaaagcatCAGTCTGAGAGGCAAAGttgaaaaagcagatttttctgctAACCCATTTCTTCAACCTTGGGTTTCAGAGCAATTTCATTCccctgctgtttttttctttttctttttttttttaacctgcaaATGGATTGGGGTAATACCCAGCttttaaaaagactgaaattgTTAGCTGAGggaacaaaacccaaccaacccaTGTCAAAACATTATTGTTAATTTTGCTTGTCCCCCGATGTGCTTTAACAAGTGGAGGAGACAGGTTTTATCACTACTTAAAGCTTTTTGTACATTATTTGCAATTTACCTGAAAGACAATTGTTTGCTGACcatcaaaaaaaaccaaggcaCGTTGCAAGTATTATAGGGCGTGAAAGTGAAAATACTGGTACAAAACTGAGCCACACAGGTTGAAAGCTAATGAAAAAGCAACTGAACTTGTTGTGTCTCTTAAGTAAGATCATCTCAGTGGTTCTAGAAGTCTCTAAAGGGGGGGTTTAACAGCTGTCATTGATTTTTATCTTAGGCTTATCTGCCCAAGCTGTGTCAATGCAATATAAAAGCATTCTGTTAATGCTAATTTAAAACCTTAGCACACACAGTACTTGAAAAGTAATTTATGGATTGggtttgctgtttgttttttcacaccttgaaaatatttttgttttggaagatGCAAAAGttctgcagtttttttttaattgaagctTACAAAAACAATACCTGTTACATTAAAGTTTTCAAGGCATGTGTgggcaaaatatttctttcctcagATATTTCTCCCTGGGGTGAAGAAGAGGGAGGAGAGTGGTTCAAATAAGCAAGAAGGACTGTATACAGGCTATGCAGGTTATGCTTGTCCAAGGTAGTGTGTTTTAAAATCCAGAATCCAGCTTCTTATCTGAATTAGTCCTGTGGCTGGAGTCTGTGAAGTTGTGTCCCTATAGAGTATGCCCAAACTCTGCTTTCAGCAAGGATTCAGGGGAGAATAgcctgggatgtgctgcccTGGAACGTACAGAAATGATAGCTCCGCTGCTGTTGAACACAACTTGTGTCTCTAAATCCCTTTAATGGCAGTTTGTTAGTGCCTCAGCATCTAAGAGTTCATGGTAATGGTACATGAATAAAACCCTTGTTTGATACCCAGGTTGTATTTATTATAAGACTACTTTTTGGTAGTTGTTAACTTAGTTGGTCTATCAGTGATTGACACCCAAGCCGAAATGCACTTGTCTTTTTGTTAAGCTTATAGCAATTCTCagtaaaatgtctttttattttttggtgtttttttttttttttttttttacatagcaCCGTTGACAGTGTAGACCAGAgctgttaatttattttgattttgtttttctttgagcATAAATCAACCTTAAATCAAAATCAGTAGGCATTAAATGTATATGGTATATATGGTACCCATATAGTTTAAAATTAGCtattccccctgcccccccccccccccatatgGATTGATTGCCTAGAAACCCAGAGCTGGTTTGGCCAGGTGTTGGAAATGTGCTGGCAATTTAAAACATCAATAATGCAGTGAATGGGGAACTCTGCCTGCTTGGTGGCATCAGTGGGTATGAAGTGTAAGGATTTGGTTTAAGGTTGAAACTGTGTCTCCATATTTCTCTGTGGATTAATTGTAGTATTTGTTTGCAATTGCAGCTTACAAAGTCCTTCCTGtcagaaaacttgaaaaaatgtGTGAGCGGTTGGATTGTAAGAATTTTTGTTAGAAATAtgcaaaatttctttattttctattcaaaTTGTAATGTGGAATTgttgccaaaatattttttttcactgtggtGTGCAAGAGGCCAATCCAGACACAGGGTTGAGGTATTTGATATCTTTACAGTTCTGCACAGAAGGGGATGTTGGGTGGCAAATCCACAAAGCCAGCACACCAACTATTAAAACGTTTTactattttatacattttagcTAAGGAAGGAATTAGTTCTTAATGACTACAAGTTACATAATTCTCTTATTAATTAGTTTTCTATCTTCTATTGGATAATGATTCTCTTGCTTCTCATGCTAATAACTTTGCATGAGAAGCAAGAGAATGAGTCATTATCAGTCTTTATCTTTTTTGAGTCAGTGAGTTTCTTGGGTCACTGATCACAATCTCATACTTCTGGAAGCTGGAGCTGATTTCAGCACAATTGCTGAGTTGGCTTTAATAGTTTCTTCCTTATCGTGGGAGTTGTTCCAGGTATCCTTGTGGCCTgtaaattctgcattctttaTGTCCACTAGTAGTGGCCATCCTTCTTCCCAAGCTTTGTTAACCTCCCCCTAGGTCTGAAATCAGTGAAGCATGTCAAGCACTAAACCTTAATAAAGCAATTCTACCAACAAGTAATTTGTCTGACTAAAATCTGGACATCCCTTGGAGCTTGTTAG is part of the Vidua chalybeata isolate OUT-0048 chromosome 1, bVidCha1 merged haplotype, whole genome shotgun sequence genome and encodes:
- the TIMM21 gene encoding mitochondrial import inner membrane translocase subunit Tim21, which codes for MPGVLPRTLPASLARGCLGRWLLATRGWALLGVGTGSCSCLRRRHQPPLLLRAARQSFGTQAGGLKAAKPDGSNKDVSVQRVLNEETLVSAAQKVKEAGRDFTYFIVVLVGIGVTGGLFYVIFKELFSSSSPSKIYGDALEKCRSHPEIIGVFGDSIKGYGEATRRGRRQHVSHIEYVKDGLKHMRLKFYIEGTESGKQGTVHVEVKENLETGRFEVRYIFVDVETYPRRTIVIEDNR